One Halobacterium wangiae genomic window, TCCACGTTCAGGTACGGGTCGATCTTCACTGCAGTAACGTCGAAACCCGCGTTCGAGAGCAGTCGTCCGAGACTCGCGGCCGTGATGCCCTTCCCCAGCCCCGACATCACGCCACCAGTCACGAACACGAACTTGCTCCCAAGAGAGGGGTCGTATCCGGTCTCCTTCGGCATACTGACCGTCCGACAGGCGTGGCAAAAACCGTTTCGGGACGGCCGTCGCGCGCCAGGGCGTGCCACCCGACGGCGACGACGGCGCCACGCGCGCGCCGACAGCGGCCCTCCGGGTCAGACGAGGCTCAGCAGGTCGAGGACGTACTCGAAGTATTTGTCGAAGCGACCCTGCTCTGGCTCCTCGTCCGGGTCGTCGCCCCGCGAGGGTTCGCCGTCCGCTCGACCGCCGCCGGGTTCGTGTCGGCGTCCGTCGCTCGGAGTCACGGTTCGAGACAGCGCGTGCGCCACAATAGGTGTTCGCCCGCCGCAGGCGAGAACAGACCGACGACGGTCCCTAGCACGCACGGACGAGGAACGGCCCGACGGCCTCCGCGACCGCGTCGAACCGCCCGATGAAGAAGTGGTCGGCGGACAGTTCGACGACCTCGCAGTCGAGTTCGCGGGCGGCGGCGACGACCGTTTCCCAGTTGGCGGTGTCGTCCCGCGTTGCGTAGACCACCTGCAGCGGGGCGGTGACGTCCTCGAGGGCGTCCGCGGCGTTCAGTCCCGCGGGGAGTTCGACCGCGGGCGCGAGCATCGACACCGCACAGAGGTCGACCTCGGTCGTCGCGGCCGCGAGCGCGGCGATGCTCCCGCCGAAGCTGAACCCGAAGATCCCCACGGTGTCGTAGCGCTCGCTCGCCCACCGGAGGGCGTTGCGGGCGTCCTCGCGCTCCCCCTCGCCTTCGTCCCAGTCGCCGTAGTCAAAGCGCAGCGCCGCGACCCCCCGCTCGACGAGGTACGTCGAGACGGCTTCGAGGCGGTCGTCGCCGCGGTGGCCCCTGTGCTGGGGGTGTGGCGGACACATGACGACGCAACTGCGCGACCCGTCGTCCGGTTCGTCGAGGGTCGCCTCCACGTCTCGCGCGCCGGGCACGAGCACGGTCTCCTGTCGCATACCGGACGTTCGGGGCGGCGGGGCTTATCGGTCCCGACATCCGGCGCCCGGAACGGACCGCCTCGACCCGCTCGCACCGATGCGAGGGACCGTTTCGAGTGGAGTTTTTACGTCCGCGGGCCGAACGCTTCTACATGGGTATCGTCTCACGACTATCGTACACGATCCGGTCGAAACTGAACGCTCTCGTTCGGTCCACCGAGGACCCGTCGGAGACGCTGGATTACTCGTACGAACGACTCCGGGACCGACTCCAGGAGGTCGAGACCGGGCTGGCCGACCTCACCGCCCAGAAGAAGCGCCTCGAAGTCCAGCGCGAGCGCCTCGCGCAGAACGTCGAGAAGCACGACGACCAGGCGTGGGAGGCCGTCAAGCAAGGGCGGGACGACCTGGCGCGGCGCGCCCTCGAGAAGAAGCGCGCGAAACGCGATCAGGTCGCGGAGCTCGACGACCAGATAGCGGACCTCGAGGGGACCCAGCGCGACCTCGAGGAACGGAGAGACGGACTCGAAACGAAGGTCGAGGAGTTCCGCACGAAGAAGGAGACGATGAAGGCGCGCCACGAGGCCGCGAAGACCCAGACGCAGGTATCCGAGGCCGTGACGGGGCTGAGCGACGACGACGTGCCGCGTGCCATCGAACGCGCGGAAGACCAGACCGAGGAGATGGAGGCTCGCGCGGCCGCGATGGACGAACTCGGCGACCGCGGTGTCCTCGAGGACTCGCTGTCCGACGACGACCGCATCGAGAAGGAACTCGCCGCAGAGCGCGGCGACGACGTGGAATCCGAACTCGCGGCGCTCCGCGCCGAGGTCCGCGGTGAGGGCGACGACGTCGTCGAACGGACGGCCAGGGAGACGGGGACCGAGGTAGTCGACGAGAACCGCAGCGACCGAGACCCCGACAGTAGCAGTGACGCCGACGAGGTCGAGGAGGTCCGGGCAGAGGTCCTGGACGACGAGCAGGAGGTGTAGCCGGCCGCCGACCGCGAGTAACGTTTTGGGGCGCGCCGTCGTACGGACAGTATGAGCGACGAGTCGGACGACAGCGAGTTGCGCGACCGACTCCCCGGCAGCCGCGCCCAGGTCTGGCTGGTACTGGACGCCGACCGCCGGGTCGTCGCCGCCGCGTTCCTCGCCATCCTGTTCGGGACGTTGATCGTCGCCGAACTACTGATACCGACGCCGACGAGCACGCTGTTGACCCGCGGTGACCCCCACGAGACACTGTTCCAGGCGCTCGTGGGCTCGGTCATCACGGGCGTGACGCTCGTGCTCACGCTGAGCCAGATCGTGCTCTCCCAGGAGCTCGGTGCGGTCGGCGACCAGCGCGAGCGAATGGAGGGAGCGCTGACGTTCCGGGACGACGCCGCGGACGTGACAGGCAAGAGTGTCCCTCCGGCGGAGCCGGCGTCGTTCCTGCAGGACCTCGTGGCGTCGACCTGCGAGCAGGCCGAAACGTTCGCGGACGCCGCCCCCAGCGGCGACGTCGGGGACGCCATCGACGAGTACGTCGACGACCTCACCGAGAACGCGGACGACGTCACCGACCAGCTCGAGGGCGCGGAGTTCGGCAGCTTCGAGGTGGTGCGTGCGGCGCTGAACTTCAACTACTCGCTGAAGATCTACCAGGCAGAGCGCATCAGAGCCGCCTACGGCGACGAACTGAACGAGGAGGCGTCAGACGCGCTGGACGAACTGCTGACCACCCTGGAGCTGTTCGGACCGGCCCGCGAGCACTTCAAGACGCTGTACTTCCAGTGGGAGCTCTCCGACCTCTCGCGCACGCTGCTGTACGCCGCGATGCCAGCGCTCTCCATCGCGGTCGTCGCACTCCTGCTGTTCGACCCGGCGGAGTACCCCGGGACGACGCTGGGCGTGAACCACGCGTTCCTCGGGACGAGCGCCGCCGCGACGGTCGCCGTGCTCCCGTTCGCACTCCTGCTGGCGTACATCCTGCGCATCGTCACGGTCACGAAGCGCACGCTCTCCATCGGCCCGTTCATCCTCCGGCAGACGGACCGTTCGGAGGACATCGACTACAGCGAGTAGGGCGGCTTCCACGGGCCGTGGCGTCCGACGGCGACGTGGGCGCCGACGAGGACGAACACGCCGACCGCGAACGCCAGCACGTCGCCGACGCCGTCCGCGATGCCCAGCGAGACGATGAGGACGGTGGCGTACGCGGGTGGGTGGAGACTCTCGGTCGCGTACATGGCGACGGTGGCAGCGACGGTCGCGGCGAGCGCGGCGGCGACCCGCTGGAGGCCGGCCAGCGACTGGGGCGCGGCGTCGAGCAGCGGGGCCGCGCCGCTGGCGAACAGGAGTACGGCGAGGAACGCAGCGAGCACGCTGGCGAGCTGACCGA contains:
- a CDS encoding HPP family protein, which gives rise to MTWRVGLGVGTYVAFLLAVLGALAWTTGTAILLPSLGPSAYVLAAINDQPRRVVVGQLASVLAAFLAVLLFASGAAPLLDAAPQSLAGLQRVAAALAATVAATVAMYATESLHPPAYATVLIVSLGIADGVGDVLAFAVGVFVLVGAHVAVGRHGPWKPPYSL
- a CDS encoding PspA/IM30 family protein, translated to MGIVSRLSYTIRSKLNALVRSTEDPSETLDYSYERLRDRLQEVETGLADLTAQKKRLEVQRERLAQNVEKHDDQAWEAVKQGRDDLARRALEKKRAKRDQVAELDDQIADLEGTQRDLEERRDGLETKVEEFRTKKETMKARHEAAKTQTQVSEAVTGLSDDDVPRAIERAEDQTEEMEARAAAMDELGDRGVLEDSLSDDDRIEKELAAERGDDVESELAALRAEVRGEGDDVVERTARETGTEVVDENRSDRDPDSSSDADEVEEVRAEVLDDEQEV
- a CDS encoding alpha/beta hydrolase; the protein is MRQETVLVPGARDVEATLDEPDDGSRSCVVMCPPHPQHRGHRGDDRLEAVSTYLVERGVAALRFDYGDWDEGEGEREDARNALRWASERYDTVGIFGFSFGGSIAALAAATTEVDLCAVSMLAPAVELPAGLNAADALEDVTAPLQVVYATRDDTANWETVVAAARELDCEVVELSADHFFIGRFDAVAEAVGPFLVRAC